Genomic window (Oryza sativa Japonica Group chromosome 3, ASM3414082v1):
GGGCCAAGGCTATGCGGTGGACTTCCTCGCCATCACGCTCCATGCTGTGTCGCGCGACCTGGAGGCGTACCCCTCCCCTTGCATCTACACGCAGGTGATTGGGGAAACGAACTCTCCATTTTATTATCTCTGTGGTCTAACTGGGCAAATGGTCCATTAGGTGTAGCTCTTATGTTTTTACATATGTTTAATTTGTTGGGGTGTGTGTACTGGTTGGAGCCCTGGAGGCCTGGACTGATCTTGAAATGGTTTGTTCAATCCTCTGGGTGTTTTTAGTTATGTAGTGGTGATGATGGTGGGGTTGGTAATTTCAGCTCAACATGTGCTCTTTTGATCAGCAATCATTATTTTGCTACTTCCAATATACtcctattttaaaaatatcttGCAGCTTGGAGGATCCTGAGCTTTGTTTTGTGAGCCATGAATTGTATATTTGTTTGGCACATAGTTCATCGATTGTATGATTGGTGTCACATGTCGCTATGACAATGTGGTCCGTCTTGAACTAATCCAAtcttagaaaaaaacaaaagtaacTTCTGTGCGTGAAAAGTTCATAAACTAATTTGTGTCTTGATTCCTGGGTGATCACTACTTTGCTATTTGTTCTGAGTGGGTGTACAATAGTGTCTGTAAGGTGGCTTAGTTTCCTGTTTGAGTTCCCTGATGGTAATGGCAATGTCTGATATTCTGTTTGTTTAATTTGAAGATTGACGCAGAAGATGGCTCTGATGAGGAGGCTGGTGGATCAGATTTCGAAGCAAATGGTGATCTGCAGCTAGCAAAAGTCTCTGAGATGCGCATTATACTTTCAGACCCTGGTCAACGTATCCTTATAAACATCTCTGTCACATTCAAATAATGTTGTTTCCCACAATTTTAGCTCTGATGCCTTCTTTCTTGAGTTTATATACGCCAGCTGATTTATTTTTTCAAGTATTATTAGTGTAATACTTCAAAACCATCTTCTGGAGACTCTTCTTACTCCTATTTGCTTTCCACTACCACCACAATTATTTCATCATTTTATCCCTATTTATATGGTTTTTAAGTAATAACCTGTTCAGGGAACCAATTGGAGTTCATTATCTTTCTGATGTGTGAATTGTGATACATGTGTTTTCGCAGTCATGCTTGAGGCGTTTAATTGGAGATTATCAACTAAATTTCCATGGTTTATTCTTAtgaaattctagaaaaaaactTTAGGATCAAGACATAATTTTACTTGCTAGCAGTTTGTTTCTATTTTAtgaaaatgttagtacaaaGTAACCTCACGAATAAATAACAGATGTATAGCCCAAATCAGTTTCAGTTATGTTAGCAGAACTGAACCTGCTTGTCATTTTCTGCGTAAGTTTTGGATCCTTTACAAAGTTTTTCAGTTGATGCACTTTTCGATGTCTTCTGCCATTGTGCTGAACTGAACCCTGATCCTAATGCTGGTAAGTACTAGTAGTATGTAAATTACAGTTCATTACTAAAAAAGAGCTCTTCAACAAGTCTTGACTGTCTTGAATTCCCCAGTGCGCAATGAAGAGAATGGCTGGTCCGGTGGTGAAAATATGGCTGAGGGTGGGTGGATTCATGGTGATGAAGACATGATTGATGGTAGGTATGCATGATACATTTTGACTGCATTTGCTGTTGATGTTCATTGTAGCTGTTGATACTTCATGCAGGAAATGATCTTGAAGCCCACATGTTCTTTACGAACTTGATAGGCCAAAATGGTCTACATGACCTTGGTCGTTCTGTACGTGAGGTATGCACTGAATTGGTTAATGTTGTCAAGTTTAGCACATTACTAGGTAACCTGATGAGAGACAGTTCCTGGTTTTGTTCAGCTGTAATTTTAATCATTTATTGATGTTGTGCTAATATATTTATTAagattgactttttttttcttttggaactCCCTAAATCTTTCTTGTTAGTATATCAACAATGTTAGTACTTAGTACTATCATTCAAATGAACAGGATTCCTTTCCTATTAAACTGTACTGAATCTGTCATTGACATTATCGACTTGCATCATATGAACCTAGAACTGTCTTTGTGCGAGTGATAAACTTTTCTGACATCGTTGGTTTTTTGCTGTTGCAGCTTCAAATTGATGACCAGCGTTTCGAGGATgctgaggaagaagacgagatcCAAGAAAATGGACATTAGAAGCAGAATGTTCATTTTACTTGTTCCGTTCCTTGAGGGGACTATGTCATTGGTTCGTCTGTAGATTACCACTGATGCTGCTTGGTTCGCAATACTTGCTTCTTCTACTTCCTTTCCCTCTTTCTTGTTCTATAGGATCAACATCTCTAGGGAGCATCGATGGTAACTTTTGTGAGAAAAAGGTCTTGCTGCTGGTCAAGAATGTAACTTGTAGAGCATGATGGTGAATCGAGTGAAATTAGTTCGATACTTTTGATCTGACAGATAGGAGGGGAAATCGGGAAAAGAAATATGTTCTCTTTTCCCTTGTATATCATGGCACTGTTGTGTTATCATTTAGGATTTAAAGATTTAAATGCCAAACTGGATGGAATTGGGACATATTTCTACCTTTCCCTATCTTTACAATCTGAAAACACCGAACGACACCCATGTCAATTGTCATGTGAAGTCGTTGCTTATTAGTTGTCCCGAATTATTAACCTGGCCCCAAATTTCTGAGCATGTAAATAGCACGTCCCGCCAATAGAACTTGTAACAAAATTGTTGACGGACGACGAGATGAAAATGTGCAGGCCTCTATATAGTGCTTGAGAACACACTAGCATAATACGGATTATGATTCAACTTCTCTTCAGACTAACAAATCAATTATGTACTCTTTGTGCGATGAAACAAATCAATTATCAATTATGTACTCTTTCTGCGATGTTGTGAAAAAGAAGATATGCGTTATGCGATAGCATTTCCTTTCGCGACTTGCGAGTTGTggctaaaaaaaatagtatctcAAGATGAACCAATCATCAATGAACAAGTATGAAAAGGAAAGAGAATTTTCTAAAGCGAGAAGGGAAACATGCTGGGCTGGTCCAAAACTGCAGAGCCTGGCTGCAGTTGGGCCGAGACGAGCCGAGCCACTAGTCGCATGTAAATACTCGAACCAAACGCCGAAACCCTAATCGAAGCCACCGACGCCTCGAGCACGAGCAGCCGACCGAGACCCTTCCGCAAGAGcaacatggcggcggcggcggtgtacgGCGGCATGAAGGGCGGGAAGCTGGGCGTCGAGGAGGCCCACGAGCTGCAGCTCAACCGCATCCGCATCACCCTCTCGTCCAAGAACGTCAAAAACCTCGAGAAAGGTAAGCCAGCCGGCAAAACCCCCCACCACAGCTTCGACTCAATCTCGTGAACTGCTCTTAATTGGGCAATTGGTCCCGTCGCTTTACTTTGCTTATACcgtgatactccctccgtttcacaatgtaagtcattctagcatttcccatattcatattgatgctaatgaatctaaacatatatatctatatagattcattagcatcaatatgaacgtGGGAAATactaacttacattgtgaaacggaggaagtagtttacTAGTCACTGTGCACCTTTAGATTTGTATGAGAACTGTATATAGTTGACTGGATGTGCTTTTGGTCTGTTTGTCAAGTTGTGGCATACGGTGTTGTAACCGCTGAATTATCGGAGCAATTTAAATCTTTTGTATATCTGTTCATCAATACAATATGGTTGGAGTGTGGGAGAGCCGATTGGCGAATGCCGTTCATAATATTTGCTCCTGTTACTCTTCATTGCAAATTGGACCAAGCTGTTATACCCAATTTTGATATCTTGTGTATTGCTGAACATTTTGTCTGTTGAGGTGTGTCCAATCAAGGATTGGGCTAGTCAAGTTGGGACTGGTCTTTGGGTTTTCCTCACCGTCATTGTGAATTGTGATCGAATATGCTATTACCTCCTATGTAATTTGGTATGATATACTATAAAAGGTGCTCTGAATTTCTTCCCATAGACTTGAATTTGTCATCTCATATATCTATGTATTTGCAGTTTGTGCGGATCTAGTGAAGGGGGCCAAGGACAAGCAGCTTAGGGTAAAGGGGCCAGTTAGGATCCCCACCAAGGTGCTCCACATCACTACCCGCAAGTCTCCCTGTGGTGAAGGTATTGTATTTCTATGATTCCAGCTGCtacattttttctttttgtttcaaGTTTATTGATAAGAGCAGTAGTTTTTTAAATGAAAGAAAAGAGTCTAGATATAAACTCAATCATGAAGTGTTGTAGCATGTAACATGTTGGGCTCCAGTTATCAATCATGATTCTGACCTTTACCAACCTTGAAGCCTCTGAACGTACATGTTTGTGTAGCATGAACAACAAATTTCTGGTTTAGTTTTTCTGTTTCTCTGTGAATGCCATATCAAAAGGTTTTGGTCAGTACCTTGCACGGGTACACTATATCATGTTAGTGCTTCCTTTTTATGGTCTTCATACAATTATCTCTACCTTTTTAGTTGTCCATGTCAAACTGTAGCCTGTTCTCTAATTTAAGGAGTGCTTGAGCTAGTAATGCCATGTCTAACTTGATTTATCCTTCTTGTGAATGCTAATATTGTACACCTGCCCATTTTGAATATTCTTGTGTCATGAGATTAACTTCACCAAATCACATTCTCTGTGTTTATCAGGAACAAACACCTGGGATCGGTTTGAGTTCCGCATCCACAAGAGGGTGATTGACCTTATCAGCTCCCCTGATGTGGTGAAGCAGATAACCTCCATAACAATTGAACCTGGTGTTGAGGTTGAGGTGACAATAGCAGATGTGTAATGATGCAATGCCGAGATTATTTACCTTCTAGTTTTGTGCGCTAGAATGTTTGTTGTTGTGTGTCGCGTGTTAAATTGGTCCTTGTGCAATGGCACCTTCTTTGTTCAGGAGTAATCTATGTTGTTTCTCAACACACCTCGATGGAGGGTGACACTCTGGCTCAGCTTCCGTCCTGTGCTGTCATCTATAGCTGTTTGGTCGTTTACATATCATTTTCACTTTTATTCTTTGGCCCCAAATGTGTGTCACGCAGGATTTCTTGATTGTTACTTGCACCAAAGTTTTCGATGTGGAGATGATTCTATGCAATGTGTGGTTGGAGGTTAGGGAACATATCCTATTTCTTGGACACATTACTATTTGAAGAACGTGCCCAGAgctaattttgagagctaatgtttagtcatgaattgctaggctaaacattagcctaggGTGGATGTTTGGATTCATAGGCTAATTCAAggctaaaaggtggagagagagtagaaagagatgggagagaaggagagagagagagagctgcttttttatggtccccacacaaaattagCCTCATTAGCACCTCTTGGAGGGGAGGAgctaatgttttgaggggggCTAATTCATATTAGCCCAAAATTAGCCATCTGTTTGGATCCTTGAGAGCTAATTTGAGGCTAAAAGGTgagggctaaacattagcccatAGAACCAAACATGGCCTATGTACATAGGATATATGGCCTATGTACATAGGATATATTTTGGAGGTTACGTGTGACACGACATAAAACTAGGAAATAGGCCAGTGCAACAGAGTGCTACATAACACAACTGCAGTATTTATTTTGGCTAAGACTGAAATCCCTACAAAGCCCCTGCAGTAAGCTGGCCACTGATGCCACTGCGTGGCTTTTCCCAATTGCCATTGACAAATGTGACATTGCAGTTGCTGCCATTGGCGTCGCCATGGCAAAATAATCTTCTCTGCCTGTTGCTGTTGCAGCCATTGACGTCGCCACGGCGAATATGTCCACTCGTCCGAACTTCCATCAGTAAAAATACTCGGTGATCGTCAACCTGTGTCACTTTCTCTCGCCGTGGAGGTTCGTCTGGGGCCACATACGCAGTACCGGCTTCCTTCCTTGGGAGCATCGAGATGTGTTGCCAAGGAGAAAAGGAAGGAACCACGCCTCCGGCTTGACCGACAAGATCTTGGGAGAACGATCTGATCTATCGTGGAACTTGGTGTTCAACTTGCTGTGCTGTCCATTGCACATCGACGACGCTTGATGCTCAAGACAGAATAAAAAGGGCTTTTACTTAACCTTGCACTGTACTCCATACGTGACGCATATTCCATCTGATTTCCCCCGGTTGCatggacaatttttttaagccccCGTTTACTTCTTCCCGTCAGTAAGTAAACAGCAGTGTTTTTGACCAATGCATTTGATCGATGAAGACAATAATGTTTCCTTTGGATTGCAACCCCTAGGAATTTTTTCTACGCATGCCATTTGGAACAAAGGAATTGAACCCACAAAATTCCCATGAATTGAGTTTCTACACACTAATTTCATAGGAAACTAGGTAATGAGCTCAAACCACTTTCaccgtgtttagttgcaaacttttttttcaaactttcaacttttccatcacatcaaaactttcctatacacataaattttcaacttttccatcacatcgttccaatttcaactaaacttctaattttagcgtgaactaaacacttTTTTATCCTATGAGAAGTCTTGTACAACTTATCTCTTTCTCTCTACTCTCTCAATAAGCCACCAAGTTTCCCTTTGAACCACCCAAAGAAGGCATGTTTCATATTCCTGTATTTATGATTCTTAGAAGATTCGGTAGCACATGACATACCAATTGTATGTTTTTTCTATCCATGTATGTTTAGAATCATGCATTTCAGAGGAGCTCGCGCTCATGACGCGTGTGGTGAGTTGGTGACAACGGGAGATAGGCAGGCACGGCACGGGAACCTGATTGCCGATCGCCGACAGTGTGCTTCATCCGGTTTTGGGGCCGAAATCAAAATCCGATCCTTATCTCCTCAGCCTTCAGGGGAGAGGACCATCTCGTGTCTTCCCAGTTTGTGAAATCTCACCAAACGATAACGATTAGCCTAAGATTATGAGCAAATGAGCCCGTGGCCACAGCTGAGCcgagcgaggggaggggagggggaggggagggaagagcTCCCCCAACAACCCAAACTACACCAAAATCTCGCGACTGGTAAGTCGACTCGAGTGCCACGGCAACCGCAACGGCAAGTTCGCAACTGCACCTGCACGTACTACTAGTTTGGATTTCGAAACTTCTGCGCACTGTTTGAACAGATGTATCTGCAATTGTTTCGCGTGGAGTGGCCTTTGTCTCGTTACATCCAGCGTGATCCTAGGATCGTACTCGCTGTACAACCCTGTTTTTAaccttttcaaaaagaaaaacattgcTAATTTGTTTTTGCGAgagatatataaaaaaaagagaggaaatatTCGGCGAAAGTGCGAGTCCCAAGCACGAAGCACGCTGCACGCACAGCACCGGATACTGCAGTAGATCtactaaaatgaaaatgaaaaagaatGAAAAGGAGTAGTAGTAAAAAGGAAGGGAGCCGTATTTGTCCCCAAATGTAGCGGCCCGAAAACCAAATCCCAGCAAACGAAGACGGCGGAACAAATCAAAACCATCTCCTCGTGGAAACGGAAGCGAAAAGCCCTTCAAACACgagtgccccccccccccccccccccacataTCTCTCTCCCCAACCCCACCCAAATTCGCGAGATCCGACGAGGAGCTCAATCCACATTGCGGCAGATCGGGAGATGGCGCCGCAGCTGACCGGCGCGCCCggcacggcgggggcggcgggcggcgcggcgtccgTCAAGCCGCAGTTCCACCacttccaccaccaccgcctcgccacgcgccaccaccacccctcGCCGACCTCGCTCCTCTCCAAGCTCGCCTTCTGGTCCGTCTGCtccctctcgctcctcctcgccttcctcctcctctccccctccgccgcgccggccccGCGGGCGGCGCCCGACTCCCCGCGCCGCTCCCTCCACACGTCctccccgtccgccgccgccacgtgggGCGGCGCCGCATGGGAGAAGAAGGTGCGGGCGTCCGCGCGCGTCAGGCGGGCCAACGGGCGGGGGCTCACCGTCCTCGTCACGGGCGCCGCGGGCTTCGTCGGCTGccacgcggccgccgccctccgccgccgcggcgacggcgtgcttGGGCTGGACAACTTCAACGACTACTACGACCCCGCCCTCAAGCGGGGCCGCGCCGCGCTCCTCGCCCGCTCGGGGGTCtacgtcgtcgacggcgacatCGCCGATGCGGAGCTCCTCGCCAAGCTGTTCGACGTCGTGCCGTTCACCCAcgtcctccacctcgccgctcAGGCGGGCGTTCGGCACGCGCTCGTTGACCCGATGTCCTACGTGCGCGCCAACGTCGGCGGGTTCGTGGCGCTGCTCGAGGCGGCGCGCATGGCGAATCCCCAGCCGGCGATCGTCTGGGCGTCGTCGTCTTCAGTGTACGGGCTCAACTCCCATGTGCCTTTCTCCGAACATGACAGGACGGACCGACCCGCCTCTCTGTATGCAGCGACCAAGAAGGCCGGTGAGGAGATCGCTCATGCCTACAACCACATCTATGGGCTCTCGCTCACGGCGCTCCGTTTCTTCACCGTGTATGGGCCGTGGGGGCGCCCAGACATGGCATACTTCTTCTTCACCCGGGACATTCTTGCTGGTCGGCCAATCACCGTGTATGAAAGTGCAGGTGGAGGCACACACCAGACCACCATTTCCCGAGATTTCACCTATATTGATGACATTGTGAAGGGGTGTGTTGGGGCATTGGATACAGCCGGGCGTAGCACAGGCAGTGGAGGCAAGAAGCGAGGGCCGGCACCATTCAGGACATACAATTTGGGGAACACATCTCCTGTGCCGGTGACACAGCTGGTGGATTTACTGGAGAAGTTGCTCAAGGTGAAAGCGGTGAGGAAGATTGTCAAGATGCCAAGGAATGGTGATGTGCCATATACACATGCTAACATCAGTCTTGCTCAGCGGGAGCTTGGGTACCGACCGTCAACTGATCTTCAAACAGGGGTTAAGAAGTTTGTGCGGTGGTATCTCGAGTACTACAT
Coding sequences:
- the LOC4332257 gene encoding small ribosomal subunit protein uS10z/uS10x, with product MAAAAVYGGMKGGKLGVEEAHELQLNRIRITLSSKNVKNLEKVCADLVKGAKDKQLRVKGPVRIPTKVLHITTRKSPCGEGTNTWDRFEFRIHKRVIDLISSPDVVKQITSITIEPGVEVEVTIADV
- the LOC4332258 gene encoding UDP-glucuronate 4-epimerase 3, producing MAPQLTGAPGTAGAAGGAASVKPQFHHFHHHRLATRHHHPSPTSLLSKLAFWSVCSLSLLLAFLLLSPSAAPAPRAAPDSPRRSLHTSSPSAAATWGGAAWEKKVRASARVRRANGRGLTVLVTGAAGFVGCHAAAALRRRGDGVLGLDNFNDYYDPALKRGRAALLARSGVYVVDGDIADAELLAKLFDVVPFTHVLHLAAQAGVRHALVDPMSYVRANVGGFVALLEAARMANPQPAIVWASSSSVYGLNSHVPFSEHDRTDRPASLYAATKKAGEEIAHAYNHIYGLSLTALRFFTVYGPWGRPDMAYFFFTRDILAGRPITVYESAGGGTHQTTISRDFTYIDDIVKGCVGALDTAGRSTGSGGKKRGPAPFRTYNLGNTSPVPVTQLVDLLEKLLKVKAVRKIVKMPRNGDVPYTHANISLAQRELGYRPSTDLQTGVKKFVRWYLEYYMPGFAGKQKQHGSSNSKSSRGRSGNTSSAR
- the LOC4332256 gene encoding chloride conductance regulatory protein ICln, with the protein product MAPGLQRFTDIAGDGGPRLDAASGEELLRMDRAASVALGRRAPEPPGTLFVTTRRVIWLSETEKGQGYAVDFLAITLHAVSRDLEAYPSPCIYTQIDAEDGSDEEAGGSDFEANGDLQLAKVSEMRIILSDPGQLDALFDVFCHCAELNPDPNAVRNEENGWSGGENMAEGGWIHGDEDMIDGNDLEAHMFFTNLIGQNGLHDLGRSVRELQIDDQRFEDAEEEDEIQENGH